In Synechococcus sp. KORDI-100, a single window of DNA contains:
- a CDS encoding mechanosensitive ion channel domain-containing protein translates to MVISVSIGIGLGLSLKEPIANLATGIWLILEGSIKPGEILMIENEPYKVKQLSLRATILSRQRDDAEC, encoded by the coding sequence TTGGTCATCTCAGTATCAATCGGAATCGGACTTGGCCTTAGCCTGAAAGAACCGATAGCCAACCTTGCAACTGGAATCTGGCTCATTCTGGAAGGATCCATCAAGCCTGGCGAAATTCTGATGATTGAGAATGAACCTTACAAGGTCAAACAACTGAGCTTGAGAGCCACCATTTTGAGCAGACAACGAGATGACGCCGAATGTTGA
- a CDS encoding S8 family serine peptidase yields the protein MRSRKKRSLGARTRKRGNKPQTFKNSNQTPSTKSRTLTMSTTKQVKKTSRSKTSDWRQELNESVRQSIDFYSDQSNLTKEQQSDVKGWVVAGVDEKNLLQFNHYAQKIGLKAEKTVLNNQGYGLDELQLKGYKAGSRADFARLSKIAKALDLDLWQEVEQIHVTYGSINQNEITEGAFDPDLTDGDQADDINGDGIADPLFQLLASDPANGSYGVNAVGAWDQVSGQGVRVGVLDSFFDLNHSDLQSALPTSVDWDGDGVDDAVDANNNGIADVFEPEGFTYALGSNLWPVNDRRNRGQSHGTSVSGIAVGRINGESGVGIAPESEWLPFGFIDRQPDWPSEDYYNYADVVNNSWGFSGINGTFRTNTPQQAANWQMATERSIQVVAAGNDRDPGLTFTRGWDNSNNSAKARRENIVVAATMRNGEVEQYSTPGASIFASAPVNGSNFRFDDSSGANANQQRTVTADVTDDPAIDGGLNNDNAGYVNGPTHTRFNGTSAAAPMVTGTIALMLEANPSLDWRNVQHILAQTSTKNGLIDSNGDGQLDAIDPNAGGNAANPAAAGTIEMRNTFTPGVNTTFDINDGHNTGWFQNGAGHWVSDSFGFGIVNAGAAVELASSWRRVAPERKISTNSILANPFTIQEGNLGGLDSLNEAGNWEVDDHLSVEWVELNIKLDLEEQDEIMLAVQSPSGTRSVLMAPGGSDARPFPARTSRNSFGERTFITNQFWGEDSRGEWSVEVLDTNADGDTARLSEASLDIFGTKAKSIINFIPYLDPEKKLFELPKDYLKPIPNLQDLLHPISQLQSSDELAMPIKGELTNNLSPTMIEEATLF from the coding sequence TTGAGATCGAGGAAGAAACGGTCACTCGGTGCGAGAACAAGGAAGCGGGGAAATAAGCCCCAAACCTTCAAAAACTCAAATCAAACACCAAGTACCAAATCGAGGACTCTCACCATGAGCACCACAAAACAGGTCAAGAAAACAAGCAGATCAAAAACCAGTGACTGGCGCCAGGAACTCAACGAATCGGTACGCCAATCAATCGACTTCTACTCTGATCAGAGCAATCTAACCAAAGAGCAACAAAGCGATGTCAAGGGATGGGTGGTCGCAGGCGTCGACGAGAAAAACCTGCTCCAGTTCAATCACTACGCTCAAAAAATTGGGCTCAAAGCAGAAAAGACGGTCTTAAACAATCAAGGCTATGGACTCGATGAGCTGCAACTCAAGGGCTACAAAGCGGGATCAAGAGCAGACTTCGCAAGGCTCAGCAAGATCGCCAAAGCGCTCGACCTCGACCTCTGGCAGGAGGTGGAGCAAATCCATGTGACCTACGGGAGTATCAACCAGAACGAGATCACGGAAGGCGCCTTCGATCCAGACCTGACAGACGGAGATCAAGCGGATGACATCAATGGCGATGGAATCGCTGATCCACTGTTCCAGCTTCTGGCCAGCGATCCAGCCAACGGCAGCTATGGCGTCAATGCTGTTGGAGCCTGGGACCAAGTCAGCGGCCAAGGCGTGCGTGTTGGCGTTCTGGACAGCTTTTTCGACCTCAACCACAGCGACCTGCAATCCGCACTACCAACCAGCGTCGACTGGGATGGCGACGGCGTCGATGACGCAGTCGATGCCAACAACAACGGCATCGCCGATGTGTTTGAACCAGAAGGATTCACATACGCCCTGGGATCCAATCTTTGGCCCGTCAATGATCGGAGGAACAGAGGTCAATCGCACGGAACATCCGTCAGCGGCATCGCCGTGGGACGGATCAATGGTGAATCAGGAGTTGGTATTGCCCCAGAAAGCGAATGGCTGCCATTCGGATTTATAGACCGTCAACCCGATTGGCCCTCAGAGGATTATTACAACTACGCCGATGTCGTCAATAACAGCTGGGGCTTTTCGGGAATCAATGGCACATTTCGCACCAACACGCCACAACAAGCTGCAAATTGGCAGATGGCAACCGAACGATCCATCCAAGTTGTGGCAGCGGGAAATGATCGAGACCCTGGACTGACTTTTACCCGAGGATGGGACAACAGCAACAACAGTGCAAAGGCAAGGCGTGAAAATATTGTCGTCGCAGCGACAATGAGAAACGGCGAAGTTGAGCAATACAGCACCCCCGGGGCAAGCATTTTCGCCAGTGCGCCAGTCAATGGATCCAATTTCCGTTTTGACGATTCATCTGGTGCAAACGCCAATCAGCAACGCACGGTGACAGCCGATGTGACGGACGATCCAGCAATTGATGGCGGCCTCAATAATGACAACGCTGGCTACGTCAACGGCCCAACACACACCCGGTTCAATGGCACATCAGCAGCTGCACCAATGGTGACCGGCACCATTGCCCTGATGCTGGAGGCTAACCCCAGCCTGGACTGGCGCAATGTTCAACACATCCTGGCCCAGACTTCAACCAAAAACGGACTGATTGACAGCAACGGTGATGGACAACTGGATGCGATTGACCCCAATGCAGGAGGCAACGCAGCCAATCCTGCAGCTGCCGGCACGATTGAGATGCGTAACACGTTCACGCCGGGAGTCAACACAACGTTCGATATCAACGATGGCCATAACACCGGCTGGTTCCAGAATGGTGCCGGCCACTGGGTCAGCGATTCCTTTGGCTTCGGCATCGTCAATGCCGGCGCCGCCGTTGAACTCGCCAGTAGCTGGAGACGCGTCGCACCAGAACGCAAGATCAGCACGAACAGCATCTTGGCCAACCCATTCACCATTCAAGAAGGGAATCTGGGTGGGCTTGATTCATTGAACGAGGCAGGCAACTGGGAGGTTGACGACCACCTCTCTGTTGAATGGGTCGAGCTCAACATCAAACTGGATCTGGAGGAACAGGATGAGATCATGCTGGCCGTCCAATCACCATCCGGGACACGATCGGTACTGATGGCACCCGGCGGCAGTGACGCCAGGCCATTCCCAGCCAGGACCAGCCGAAACAGCTTTGGCGAGCGCACCTTCATCACCAATCAATTCTGGGGCGAAGATTCACGCGGAGAATGGAGTGTCGAAGTCCTCGACACCAACGCTGATGGTGATACAGCACGCCTTTCGGAAGCATCACTCGACATCTTCGGCACAAAGGCAAAAAGCATCATAAATTTCATTCCCTACCTGGATCCAGAAAAGAAGTTGTTTGAACTCCCCAAAGATTATTTGAAACCCATCCCGAACCTCCAGGACCTTCTGCATCCAATCTCTCAGTTGCAATCCTCAGATGAGCTCGCAATGCCAATCAAAGGCGAGCTAACAAACAACCTCTCGCCAACCATGATCGAAGAAGCAACGCTCTTCTAA
- the ligA gene encoding NAD-dependent DNA ligase LigA yields the protein MPDPHERAAELRHLLNRAAHAYYVLDAPVMEDAVYDRLYRELSELEASDPALQRPDSPTQRVGGVPAEGFTNVEHRVGLLSLDNAFNRDDLQAWHERLLRVLDRPDDTRLPLVGELKIDGNALALSYRHGVLERAATRGDGARGEEITANVRTISSIPLRLQVNNPPEWVEVRGEAFIPDATFAAINAEREQRGEALFANPRNACAGTLRQLDPKVVAARRLDFFAYTLHLPDDAQPSSQWDALEWLNTAGFRVNPNRELCADLAAINRFCDHWEQGRHELPYATDGVVVKLNDLLLQDEAGFTQKAPRWAIALKYPAEEAPTRLLRVGAQVGRTGAVTPVAEFEAVALAGTSVSRATLHNADRIAELDLHLGDTIVVRKAGEIIPEVVRVLPELRPSDATPVQLPQHCPECGSSLVREGDEAATRCVNSSCPAILRGGLRHWVSKGALDVDGLGSKLIEQLVDRGLVRSLADLYRLDAALLASLDRMGAKSATNLVAALEASKQQPWHRQLYGLGIRHIGEVNAKALAAEFFSSDSLATAALEAPEQISELHGIGPEISASLGQWLGTPANQQLLKDLRSVGLSLEASASEQEAASQAGADTDGVLRGKTLVLTGTLPSLSRSEAKALIEAAGGKVSGSVSKKTDYLVAGEAAGSKLSKAESLKITILDESAFQQLLEQSQ from the coding sequence ATGCCTGATCCGCACGAGCGGGCCGCGGAACTGCGGCATTTGCTCAACCGTGCAGCCCACGCTTACTACGTCCTCGATGCTCCGGTGATGGAGGACGCGGTCTACGACCGCCTCTACCGCGAGCTTTCGGAGCTGGAAGCCAGCGATCCAGCCCTGCAGAGACCCGACAGCCCCACCCAGCGGGTGGGTGGGGTTCCAGCGGAAGGATTCACCAACGTTGAGCACCGTGTGGGCCTGCTCAGCCTCGACAACGCCTTCAACCGCGACGACCTGCAGGCCTGGCACGAACGGCTGCTCAGGGTGCTTGACCGCCCCGACGACACGCGGCTGCCCCTGGTGGGGGAACTGAAAATTGACGGCAACGCCCTTGCCCTGAGCTACCGCCATGGGGTGTTGGAAAGGGCCGCCACCCGTGGCGACGGCGCGCGCGGTGAGGAGATCACCGCCAACGTGCGCACGATCAGCTCCATCCCGCTTCGCCTGCAGGTCAACAACCCACCGGAGTGGGTGGAGGTGCGTGGCGAAGCCTTCATCCCCGATGCCACCTTCGCGGCGATCAATGCCGAGCGGGAGCAACGGGGCGAAGCCCTGTTCGCCAATCCCCGCAACGCCTGCGCCGGAACCCTGCGTCAACTGGATCCGAAGGTGGTGGCCGCCCGCCGGCTCGACTTCTTCGCTTACACCCTGCATCTGCCGGATGACGCCCAACCTTCCAGCCAATGGGATGCTCTGGAGTGGCTCAACACAGCCGGCTTTCGCGTGAACCCGAACCGGGAGCTCTGTGCAGACCTGGCCGCCATCAATCGCTTCTGCGACCACTGGGAGCAGGGTCGCCATGAGCTCCCCTATGCCACCGACGGCGTGGTGGTGAAGCTGAACGACCTGCTGCTGCAGGACGAAGCCGGCTTCACCCAGAAAGCACCGCGCTGGGCGATCGCCCTCAAATACCCTGCCGAAGAAGCCCCCACCCGTCTGCTGCGTGTTGGTGCTCAGGTGGGGCGAACCGGTGCTGTCACCCCCGTCGCTGAATTCGAAGCGGTGGCGCTAGCCGGCACCAGCGTCAGCCGCGCCACCCTGCACAACGCCGATCGGATCGCTGAACTGGATCTGCATCTGGGCGACACCATCGTGGTGCGCAAGGCCGGGGAGATCATCCCCGAAGTGGTGCGGGTGCTGCCGGAGCTCAGGCCAAGCGACGCCACCCCTGTGCAACTGCCGCAGCACTGCCCCGAATGTGGCTCCAGCCTGGTGAGGGAGGGCGACGAAGCCGCCACCCGCTGTGTGAACAGCAGCTGCCCGGCGATCCTGCGGGGTGGCCTGCGGCACTGGGTGAGCAAGGGCGCCCTGGATGTGGATGGCCTTGGCAGCAAGTTGATCGAACAGCTGGTGGACCGCGGCCTGGTGCGCTCGCTGGCCGATCTCTACCGCCTGGATGCGGCCCTGCTCGCCAGCCTGGATCGCATGGGCGCCAAGTCGGCCACCAACCTGGTGGCGGCCCTCGAAGCCTCCAAACAGCAGCCCTGGCATCGCCAGCTCTACGGCCTCGGCATCCGCCACATCGGCGAGGTCAACGCCAAAGCGCTCGCTGCTGAGTTCTTCAGCAGCGACAGCCTGGCGACAGCGGCCCTGGAGGCCCCGGAGCAGATCTCCGAACTGCATGGCATCGGCCCGGAAATCAGCGCCAGCCTCGGCCAATGGCTGGGCACGCCTGCCAACCAACAGCTGCTCAAAGACTTGCGCAGCGTCGGCCTCTCCCTGGAAGCCAGTGCCTCAGAGCAGGAGGCCGCAAGCCAGGCCGGAGCTGACACCGACGGGGTGCTGCGGGGCAAAACCCTGGTACTCACGGGCACGCTCCCCAGCCTGAGCCGCAGCGAGGCCAAAGCGCTGATCGAAGCGGCGGGCGGCAAGGTGAGCGGCAGCGTCAGCAAGAAAACCGACTACCTGGTGGCGGGCGAGGCCGCTGGAAGCAAATTGAGCAAAGCCGAGAGCCTGAAGATCACGATTCTCGATGAATCTGCATTCCAGCAACTTCTTGAGCAAAGCCAGTAA
- a CDS encoding TVP38/TMEM64 family protein, producing the protein MISLVQHWLPEVLEFLRSPVGALLFVPLYALWVTLLLPGVWASMLAGVLYGTWLGSGLVFVGACLGAVVVFLLGRSVLRDWARFRMEQLPKLQAVERAVSKEGLKLVLLTRLSPAFPFSLLNLAYGLSEVSLRDYCIGLIGILPGTVLFCGLGALAGDVARFGDVLGGEADAGTWALRVVGVLATVAVVWLVSRAARRALQDVETSL; encoded by the coding sequence TTGATCTCCTTGGTTCAGCACTGGCTCCCTGAGGTGTTGGAGTTTCTGCGTTCCCCGGTCGGAGCACTGCTGTTTGTCCCGCTCTATGCCCTCTGGGTGACCTTGCTGCTGCCGGGGGTTTGGGCGTCGATGCTGGCCGGGGTGCTCTACGGCACCTGGCTCGGCAGCGGACTGGTGTTCGTTGGGGCCTGCCTGGGGGCTGTGGTGGTCTTCCTGCTGGGGCGTTCGGTGCTGCGCGATTGGGCGCGGTTCCGCATGGAGCAGCTTCCCAAGCTTCAGGCGGTGGAGCGGGCCGTCAGCAAGGAGGGGCTGAAGCTGGTGCTGCTGACGCGCCTCTCGCCCGCCTTCCCTTTCTCCCTTCTCAACCTGGCCTATGGCCTCAGTGAGGTGAGCCTGCGGGACTACTGCATTGGCTTGATCGGGATCCTGCCCGGCACGGTGCTGTTCTGCGGGTTGGGTGCTCTGGCCGGAGATGTGGCTCGTTTCGGCGACGTTCTTGGTGGTGAGGCGGATGCCGGCACCTGGGCGCTGCGGGTGGTTGGGGTGCTTGCCACGGTGGCCGTGGTCTGGCTGGTAAGCCGGGCAGCCCGGAGGGCCCTTCAGGATGTGGAGACGTCGCTCTGA
- a CDS encoding mechanosensitive ion channel family protein, whose protein sequence is MLIPNQVLFSTKAESFTAGENGRRPSIVIGAAYHHDPQHIIPIVEEIAQSHKRVLSKPLPEALTIDFADFSITYQLNFFVRNPLEALQVGSELRQQIWTAFEANDITIPFPQRQVYPMEWPPADKKTLRQERQIDTTGTERLDAKSNSHALSGIKAFLRQSAQDLPRNKSEP, encoded by the coding sequence ATGTTGATTCCAAATCAAGTGTTATTTTCGACCAAAGCAGAATCGTTCACAGCAGGTGAAAACGGCAGGAGACCATCCATCGTGATTGGTGCCGCTTATCACCACGATCCCCAGCACATCATTCCCATAGTGGAAGAGATTGCGCAATCACACAAACGCGTCCTGAGCAAGCCGCTGCCTGAAGCATTGACGATCGATTTTGCCGACTTTTCGATAACGTACCAGCTTAATTTCTTTGTACGCAATCCTCTTGAAGCTCTCCAAGTCGGCAGCGAACTCCGTCAACAAATCTGGACTGCATTCGAGGCGAACGACATCACCATTCCCTTTCCCCAGCGGCAGGTGTATCCGATGGAATGGCCTCCGGCGGACAAGAAAACGCTTCGCCAAGAAAGACAAATAGACACAACGGGGACCGAACGCCTGGACGCGAAAAGCAATAGCCATGCATTGAGTGGCATAAAAGCATTCCTCAGGCAATCAGCGCAAGATCTGCCACGAAACAAAAGCGAACCTTGA
- a CDS encoding ABC-2 family transporter protein has protein sequence MRILGLNRRIIRVLLGTQYAHMLEYRAEIALWALSGVLPFIMLSVWSGSEARTGLGLDGVALDRYFLSAFLVRQFSVVWVVYAFEEDALLGRLSPYLLQPLHPLWRYVAAHLGEQLTRLPFAAVIAAVFFVIQPQAFWLPSFGGFLLAWLATWLAFAIAFLFQSLIAALCFWSEKASALERLQFIPFVFLSGLLAPLTAFPPAVRAVAQWTPFPYLIDFPARVLAGQSVDLAAGFGAQLAWVALLLPLVLLLWRAGVRRYSAMGA, from the coding sequence ATGCGGATCCTCGGTCTGAACCGTCGGATCATTCGGGTGCTGCTGGGCACCCAGTACGCCCACATGCTCGAGTACCGCGCCGAGATTGCCCTCTGGGCCCTGTCCGGGGTGCTGCCATTCATCATGCTCAGTGTCTGGAGCGGCAGCGAGGCCCGCACTGGCCTGGGGCTCGATGGTGTTGCCCTGGATCGCTATTTCCTCAGCGCCTTCCTGGTGCGCCAGTTCTCGGTGGTGTGGGTGGTCTACGCCTTCGAGGAAGACGCCCTGCTGGGCCGGCTCTCGCCCTACCTGCTGCAACCGCTGCACCCTCTCTGGCGATACGTGGCGGCCCACCTTGGTGAACAGCTCACCCGCCTGCCCTTCGCGGCCGTGATCGCGGCGGTGTTCTTTGTGATTCAGCCCCAGGCTTTCTGGCTGCCCTCCTTCGGTGGTTTTCTGCTGGCCTGGCTGGCCACCTGGCTGGCCTTTGCCATCGCCTTCCTGTTCCAGAGCCTGATTGCGGCCCTCTGCTTCTGGAGTGAGAAGGCCAGTGCCCTGGAGCGGCTTCAGTTCATTCCGTTTGTGTTCCTCTCCGGCCTGCTGGCGCCGCTCACGGCCTTCCCGCCGGCGGTGCGGGCTGTGGCCCAGTGGACGCCGTTTCCGTATCTGATCGACTTTCCGGCTCGGGTGCTGGCCGGCCAATCGGTGGACCTGGCAGCGGGCTTCGGGGCCCAGCTGGCCTGGGTTGCTCTGTTGCTGCCGCTGGTCCTGCTGCTCTGGCGGGCCGGCGTGCGCCGCTACAGCGCCATGGGGGCCTGA
- a CDS encoding ATP-binding cassette domain-containing protein: MIRVEGLSKTYRVAEKQPGLAGTLRHFVRRRTRDVVAVQNVSFRIEPGEMVGFLGANGAGKTTTLKMLCGLIHPSAGEVQVAGHRPQRRQAEFLRRITLVMGQKQQLLWDLPPMDSLRVNAAVYGIPDGVARRRISELADLLELGEELTRPVRKLSLGQRMKAELLAALLHEPEVLFLDEPTLGLDVNAQARVRQFLAEYNRRTGATVLLTSHYMADITALCPRVLLIHQGRLFHDGPLDALADQLAPEREVRLELESPVDADALSGLGRLEQLEGCDVRLLVPRDQLTAVVAQLLDRFPVRDLDVTDPPIEELIGGLFRQGRV; the protein is encoded by the coding sequence CTGATACGCGTTGAAGGGCTGAGCAAGACCTATCGGGTTGCCGAGAAGCAGCCCGGTTTGGCAGGAACCCTGCGTCATTTCGTTCGGCGCCGCACGCGAGATGTGGTGGCGGTGCAGAACGTCTCCTTCCGGATCGAGCCTGGCGAGATGGTGGGTTTTCTCGGTGCCAACGGCGCTGGAAAGACCACAACATTGAAGATGCTCTGCGGCCTGATCCACCCCAGCGCTGGGGAGGTGCAGGTGGCGGGGCACCGGCCTCAGCGCCGCCAGGCGGAGTTCCTGCGTCGGATCACTCTTGTGATGGGCCAGAAGCAGCAGCTGCTCTGGGACCTGCCGCCAATGGATTCGCTGCGAGTGAATGCCGCGGTCTACGGCATCCCTGATGGCGTAGCCCGGCGGCGGATCAGCGAGCTGGCTGATCTCCTGGAGCTGGGAGAGGAGCTCACCCGGCCGGTGCGCAAGCTTTCCCTGGGCCAGCGGATGAAGGCCGAATTGCTGGCGGCTCTTTTGCATGAGCCGGAGGTGCTGTTCCTCGATGAACCGACTTTGGGGCTGGATGTGAATGCCCAGGCTCGGGTGCGTCAGTTCCTGGCGGAGTACAACCGCCGCACGGGGGCGACTGTGCTTCTCACCAGCCATTACATGGCTGACATCACGGCCCTGTGCCCCCGGGTGCTGCTGATTCATCAGGGGCGCTTGTTCCACGACGGTCCCCTTGACGCGCTCGCCGATCAATTGGCGCCGGAGCGGGAGGTGCGGCTGGAGTTGGAGTCGCCCGTTGATGCGGATGCCCTGTCCGGGCTGGGGCGTCTCGAACAGTTGGAGGGCTGCGACGTGCGGCTGCTGGTGCCCCGTGACCAGCTCACCGCCGTGGTGGCGCAGCTGCTGGATCGCTTTCCCGTGCGTGATCTGGATGTGACCGATCCGCCAATCGAGGAACTGATTGGTGGGTTGTTTCGGCAGGGGCGGGTCTGA
- a CDS encoding SprT family zinc-dependent metalloprotease, with the protein MPLLPLLPLFHRLNREHFDGVLVRAGQPRVAVRWSDGRMSRTAGFYRRGPRVAGARGCEIVLSRPLLEPLPREATESTLCHEMIHAWVDLVLRSREGHGPRFRQRMAQINADQKRFEVRVRHSYPVPSKPPRWWAVCPICRHRTPYLRRVRNAACRRCCDRLHGGQWHASCLLDYVPAEPTP; encoded by the coding sequence CTGCCGCTTCTGCCCCTGCTGCCGCTTTTTCACCGTCTCAACCGTGAACACTTCGATGGGGTGCTTGTGCGTGCTGGACAGCCGCGTGTCGCGGTTCGATGGAGCGACGGTCGCATGAGCCGAACGGCTGGCTTTTATCGCCGTGGTCCTAGGGTCGCCGGAGCACGTGGCTGCGAGATCGTGCTGTCACGTCCGCTGCTTGAGCCTCTGCCTCGGGAGGCGACGGAAAGCACCCTCTGTCACGAGATGATTCACGCCTGGGTGGATCTCGTCCTTAGGAGCCGCGAGGGTCATGGGCCCAGGTTTCGGCAACGGATGGCCCAGATCAATGCGGATCAGAAGCGTTTTGAAGTCCGTGTTCGCCACAGCTACCCCGTCCCGTCGAAACCACCGCGCTGGTGGGCGGTTTGTCCGATCTGCCGCCATCGCACCCCTTACCTCCGACGTGTGAGGAACGCTGCCTGCCGACGTTGCTGTGATCGGTTACATGGTGGACAGTGGCATGCAAGCTGTCTGCTCGACTACGTGCCGGCTGAGCCCACGCCCTGA
- a CDS encoding ABC transporter permease produces the protein MERYGRTLRRFWSTAVAVQLEYQANVLIELLAVAMSLSGSLFLLSLFYGPDQTLGGWSWAQALMVQGLYTVFDGMASTWLRPNLGAIVTHVREGTLDFVLLKPIDSQFWLSLRTLSPAGLPEIGLGLGLLAWGCHQAGVVLSLSGLFTVLVMLLAGGLILYSLWFLIAATSIWFVKTWNATEVLRALLASGRYPLSAYPPALRLLFTVVLPVAFLTTVPAQVLLGEAAAPMLLAGLVLAVLFFAAARAFWLFALRFYTSASS, from the coding sequence ATGGAGCGCTATGGGCGAACCCTGCGCCGCTTCTGGAGCACCGCCGTGGCGGTGCAGCTGGAGTATCAGGCCAATGTGTTGATCGAGTTGCTGGCGGTGGCGATGAGCCTCAGCGGCAGCCTGTTTCTGCTCTCGCTGTTCTATGGCCCCGATCAGACCCTGGGGGGCTGGAGCTGGGCCCAGGCCCTGATGGTGCAGGGGCTCTACACCGTGTTTGACGGCATGGCCAGCACCTGGCTGCGCCCGAACCTTGGGGCGATCGTCACCCACGTGCGTGAGGGCACCCTGGATTTCGTGCTGCTCAAGCCGATCGACAGCCAGTTCTGGTTGTCGCTGCGCACGCTGTCGCCGGCGGGGCTGCCGGAGATCGGCCTGGGGCTGGGGCTTCTTGCCTGGGGGTGCCATCAGGCCGGCGTGGTGCTCAGCCTCTCTGGGCTGTTCACCGTGCTGGTGATGCTGCTGGCCGGTGGCCTGATCCTCTACTCGCTCTGGTTTCTGATTGCCGCCACCAGCATCTGGTTCGTCAAAACCTGGAATGCCACTGAGGTGTTGCGGGCTTTGCTGGCCTCCGGCCGCTATCCCCTCAGTGCCTACCCACCGGCCCTGCGTCTGCTGTTCACCGTTGTGCTGCCGGTGGCGTTTCTCACCACGGTTCCCGCCCAGGTGCTTCTTGGAGAGGCTGCAGCACCGATGCTGCTGGCGGGCTTGGTTCTGGCGGTGCTGTTCTTTGCGGCGGCGCGAGCCTTCTGGCTCTTCGCCCTGCGCTTCTACACCTCAGCGTCCAGTTAG
- a CDS encoding membrane protein: MELGLVREIGSKALLAGGGALLLYWTITAVKLVLSARGINPLIKQFFTQVAAGRIDAAYLLTTKSYRQHVNRQQFIRFLAGLKLNKYRNLKSGRPRIQESDVILTVKLKAENDDELPLDFTFTKVDDNWRIARINPVNA; the protein is encoded by the coding sequence ATGGAACTGGGTCTGGTACGCGAGATCGGCAGCAAGGCGCTGCTGGCCGGAGGTGGCGCCCTGCTTCTCTACTGGACAATCACAGCCGTGAAGCTGGTGCTGAGCGCCAGGGGCATCAATCCACTGATCAAGCAGTTCTTCACCCAGGTGGCGGCTGGTCGGATCGATGCCGCTTACCTGCTCACCACCAAGTCCTACCGACAACACGTGAATCGGCAGCAGTTCATCCGCTTTCTCGCCGGACTGAAGCTGAACAAATACCGCAATCTCAAATCCGGCCGTCCTCGCATTCAGGAAAGCGACGTGATCCTCACCGTGAAACTGAAGGCTGAGAACGACGACGAGCTTCCCCTCGACTTCACCTTCACCAAGGTTGATGACAACTGGCGCATCGCCCGCATCAACCCTGTCAATGCCTGA